The Penaeus monodon isolate SGIC_2016 chromosome 8, NSTDA_Pmon_1, whole genome shotgun sequence sequence TGCAAGCAATCCACGTAAATCAATAACAGCCACAGCAGCTTTGAATTagtttctttaataaaaaataaaagtcaatcctaatatcattatcagttagaagcaaaacaaatgaataaaccgttcaaaaacatttttaacgAGTACCCTCACTTTATAAAACCAAAATTCAAATCGAGATCAAATTCACGCTGACCCAACCGCTCTCGGTGAAAAGGCCAGTCAAAAATACTCATAATACCTATCCCTTAGAAAGTATATTGAAGAGAAATCGAAGGAGACGATTGGGGTGGAGATTTTTCTTCGAAGCTCACGGTACAGGTGAAAGCTAAAGTGTTTCGTGATTCATGGTTAGTAACTGCAACGCTTTCCGACCACGATGCACGAAAGGTAAAAGGTATACCGTGATGATCATATGCTGTGTGCTCACGATATGCAACGTGAcagttcctctccctttcttgtttattttcttcttttctttctttttttcatctttttctctcttctactttctttttctttcttcttcttctactttcttcttcttcttcttcttcttcttcgtcttcctcttcttattcttcattatctttttctcttcatcagtCCCTTGAATGGCATTATAACTACATCGACGGTATACCTTTTCATTATAACCgcctttatatctttctttaattttataaatcTAACCGATATCTATcgcttataatttatatttatttatgtagccGATTGCCGGTAAATATCGGCATACAAATggacgtatgcacacacacaaaagttacttcatctgtctgtttataaaatatcggtgtgtgtgtgtgtgtgtgtgtgtgtgtgtgtgtgtgtgtgtgtgcgtgtggatataCACATGTACCTGTAAGTAGGCAGAGAGCGAGGCTGAGCAGGACTTCTGTACCACAACCTGTAACACCAGTCCACCCAAGTGAAAGGAAAACCGGAATCTTGcgccccctcctcccaacccccaacctcccccccacccctaataCAGGTacgagtggggggggagagggggtaaaggggagaacctctcatcctcctttctcaccccctccacctcaccccacccctctcgagcgcgcgcaaaaaaaaaaaaaaaaaatgttttgtaatcTCTCGGCCGGACTTTGAAGACCTGTTCTTGGCACAACTTGCGGCGTCACTGTCAGTAGAATTCTGCGATTAGTGCCTTCCTCAACGCTCACTTTCGGAAACTTCGAGGGAGAAAGGCTTCTCCTCTCGCAAAATCGTTGCAGAGGCTGCCTTTGAGAGCTTTGTTACATCACGTGAATAATGTGCTTGTGGCTCCAagtacgtgtgtgttttttttttttttttgtgtgtgtgagtgagtgtgtgtgtgtgtgtgtgtgtgtgtgtgtgtgtgtgtgtgtgtgtgtgtgtgtgtgtgtgtgtgtgtgtgtgtgtgtgtttgtgtgtgtgtgtgtgtgtgtgtgtgtgtgtgtgtgtgtgtgtgtgtgtgtgtgtgtgcacttactctatggaaaaagtatttaaaacgtgttgtgtgtgttcgtgtgtgtgagagataacagataaatatacagatagagactgagacagataaatagatatataagtagtagACAGAGAATTAATCCGTACTCGTGTGAGAAGCAATCATATACACCGATATAACGAGTTTAGAGTAAAATTCTAGTACGGCGCGAAAAAAGTGGGGAAGGAAACGGTTGTTAGAGCCAACCGCCATGACATTTAAAAGGTTACGTTGACCTTTTGAAAAAAACTCAGCCGAGACAGTCTTCTGTAtgcttccaaacacacacacacatacacacacacacacacacacacacacacacacacacacacacacacacacacacacacacacacacacacacacacacacatacacacacgcgcacacacacatacacacacatacacacacacacacacaaatatatgtatgtattcagacagacagacagacagataaaagaatataagaaaaaggaaaagaaagatacgGATTCGGTAAAAGAAATCGAATGATCGAGACTGCTTATTACCGCTGGCTGGCAAGTTGACCAAACTAAGTCTATTTTCGTGACACTGCAATAGTTAGTTAATAGTTACAACTGTTGTTGCTTTATACTTATACATTGCTTGTGTTTTGTTGCAGTCGTGGCGGGGCTGGCTGCCGCCCAGGAGCTGGAGCTGCTCGAGATGACCCCTGAGGAATACTGTCTGGGGCGCAGTTCACAGGAATTCTTCAGGCAGAACTTGGGAGACGTTTTTGAAGATGAGGTAAGATTTCGTAAAGGACAGTCGTcatcatgtgtacatatatggatacCTAAGATCgatgaacacacacagacacacacatacatataaatacacacacactcgcacacacacacacacacacacacacacacacacacacacacacacacacacacacacacacacacacacacacacacacacacacacacacaccaactcgtGTAAAACTTCAACCCTCTGTTTTCACTTGAAATGACCAAAGAGTTCTTGAAAAAAAGGCAAGATCAAACCCTCGTTCTTTGTTCTCAGGCCCGCCAGTTCTGTGGAATTTATTACCGTTGCATCCCCGGTGGAGGAAGCAAGAAGGCCATCAGTAAGAACAACTGCCCCGCCAGCTTGTTCTTCGATATTGAAGAGCAGATTTGCAAGGGCCGGAACGCGGTGTTCAACTGCGCCCAGTTCGAGAGTGAGTTGAACAGAAATCATGTGTTACTCCTGTGGTAGAAAATGTATTTTAGGTTTGTCTACGAAGACATAATGGcgaattattatagttatatatactatcattatcacagcaAATATTATAGCTACATGTGTTATTAACATCATAAGGAGTACCATACCTATCATCCACATTGCTGCCACAGTTACTGTTATTTTGGTAATAACAAATAGCAAAATAGGTGAAGCCCTGACCCTAACCAACGCCCTCCTTGCCCCTTGCAGAGAGCCGCCTACCCGAGCCCCGATGGCCCGTGCCCGAAGGCGAGGTGTCCAACTGTCCCGGCACGGACATCGAGTGCGGATCGGGAGAGTGTCTGAGGAAGGACCTGTTCTGCGACGGCGTTGCCGACTGCAACGACGGGTCGGACGAAAACATCTGCAGTAAGTAGAGTGTTGCCGAGGATGGCCCTGTACCCAATGTTGTTTAGGAggctatgtgagtgtgtgtgtatatttgtgtgtatgtctgtatatatatatatatatatatatatatatatatatatatatatatatatttatgtatgtatgtatatgtatacatatatatatatatatatataatatatatatatatatatatatatatatatatatatataatgtgtgtgtgtgtgtgtgtgtgtgtgtgtgtgtgtgtgtgtgtgtgtgtgtgtgtgtgtgcgtgtgtgtgtgtgtgtgtgtaagtatatatgtatatacacacacatatgtatgtatatatgtatatatatatatatatatatatatatatatatatatatatatatatatatacacatatatacacacacacacacaggcacacattaCGGTTGTCCTCTTTCTGCATATGTACCACGGACCTAGAATAATTCTGCAAATCAGAATGAATTTTGAAGGCAGTCCCAGTTCTCATGCAGTCACTCGTTCTAacaaaccctcctcccccccctttgcagCGCCTGAGACGGACCCCAACCGCGCCGAGGTGTGCGACACCCGCACCTGCCGCTGGAACCAGGGCTGCTTCTGCTCCGTGGACGGCACCCGCATCCCCGGCGACCTGAACCCTGTGCAGACCCCTCAGatgatcaccatcaccttcaccggCGCCGTCAACGAACGTAACTTCCGCATCTTCCAAGACATCTTCAAGGATACCACCAAGAACAAGGGCAATGACTGCACTGCCAAGGGTACCTTCTTCGTCTCCCACGCCTTCACCAACTACTCCGCCATCCAGGAGCTCCACCGCAGAGGCCACGAGATCGCCGTCAACTCCATCACCAACAACCCCAATGCCACCTACTGGACCAACCTCAACTCCCAGGACTACGAGCAGGAGATGGACGGCGCCCGTATCATCATCGAGCGCTTCGCCAACGTCACCGCTGGAGAGATCCTGGGCATGCGCGTGCCCCTCGGCCGAGTTGGCGGCAACCCTCAGTTCCAGATGATGGTGGAATGGGGCTTCCTCTATGACTCTTCCATCGCCGCTCCCAAGGGCCGTCTGCCCCTGTGGCCGTACACCCTCATGCACCGTATGCCTCACAAGTGCCTCGGAACTGACCAGAACTGTCCTTCCCGCAACTTCACTGTCTGGGAGATGGTGATGAACGAGCTCGACCGTCGTGACGACCCACAGTTCGACGAGGAGCTGACCGGTTGCCACTACGTCGACCAGTGCGCCAACATCATCTCCGCCAAGCAGTTCCGCGCCTTCTTGGACAACAACCTGGCGCACCACTACAACACCAACCGCGCGCCTCTGGGTCTCCATTTCACCTCGGCTTTCTTCGAGACGCGCAAGGACTTCCTCAAGGAGTTCGCCAACTGGGTGGACGAGACCGCCAAAAAGGGCGACTACTACTTCGTGACGATGCAGCAGGCCATCAACTGGATGGAAGCCCCCACTGAGATCGCCGCCATCAACAACTTccaggaatggaaaggaaagtgCGACGTCAAGGGTCTGCCCTACTGCTCCCTGCCAAACCCCTGCCCCAACAAGGTGCCTCGCTACTTCCCCAACGAGGACCAGATGTTCCTATTCACCTGCGAGGAGTGCCCCAAGACATACCCATGGCTCGGAGATCCCTACGGCACTGGCTTCGATGATTACTTCTAAGCAAAACTCACTCATTAAAACCTTCACCTTTCAACCTTCTACAAAGTTAAGCCTAAAAAAATAATCTACCAACTATATCTTCACTTGTTCCTATTGGGATATGAGCTGAATGTCCCTCATATCGCGTTCCAACCTTCATATGTGCCTTAGCATCCGACTCACGGGGAACCTCAAGGGACTCGGGAACAGCAAAGAAGCTTCACCACAGGTTTAACCTCACTTAGTTCGGACAATCAATGCAAAATTAAGCTTTTTTTCTACGCCTTTCTCTCTCTAGAACATATCAGTCATTTAGATTAACCAAGAAGGACATctgggagagaagagatatatatattttttagtcgaAGGTCTCAGCGATTCCTTCTTCCCCTGGTGCTGCGGCTCGCTCTGTACCGGTTGTTGTACACATGACTATCACTGTTGTATTATAGTGTacagttattttctttgttattcgttTAAACTATTTCCaattaaatatacacatgtacaaacaaTGTGTGGTTCGGTATTTCATTCTACCTTcgattcataatgatgattaacctTAAAGACAACTGCTTACATAAAACAGAATACTGGTTATATTTATCATGAACAAGTGAAGAACAGAAGTACGctcatgcatgtgtacatgtgtgtgtgcttttgtgtattcacatatacatatatacctattatacgaTATTCTGCTGGTAATGTTATCTTTAAATTCTGGTAAAACAGAAGGTCAACACAGAACGAATATTGTAACGTCCCCACCACTGATatttagagaaatagataaacaattagataaaaaagaaaaacagagatggaaagagattttatgtgtgtatatgtatatatatatacatgtatatatatatatatatatatatatatatatatatctatatatatatatatatatatatatatatatatatatatatatatatatatatatatatatatatatatatatatatatatgtatatatatatatatatatatatatatatatatatatatatatatttaatatttttccatcacacacacacacacacacacacacacacacacacacaaacacagatagatatatatatatatatatatatatatatatatatatatatatatatatatatatatatatatatatagtgtgtgtgtgtgtgtgtgtgtgtgtgtgtggtgtgtgtgtgtgtgtgtgtgtgtgtgtgtgtgtgtgtgtgtgtgtgtgtgtgtgtgtgtgtgtgtgtgtgtgtgtgtgtgtgtgtgtgtgatggaaaatattatatatatatatatatatatatatatatatatatatatatatatatatatatagtatgcataaatatagctgtatgtctgtctgccaaGCTAAatacacaaagtcacacacacacacacaaataataatatatataatatatatatataatatatataaatatatatatacacacacacacacacacacacacacacacacacacacacacacacacacacacacacacacacacacacacacacacaccacacacgcacacacacacacacacacacacacacacacacacacacacacacacacacacacacacacacacacacacacacacacacacacacacacacacacacacatatatatatatatatatatatatatatatatatatatatatatgtatatatatatatatatatatatatatatatatatatatatgtattatatatattatatatatatatatatatatatatatatatatatatatatatatatatatatatgtgtgtgtgtgtgtgtgtgtgtgtgtgtgtttatatatatatgcgtatatacatatatatatatatatatatatacacatttatacatatacatatatatgttatatatttttacacacacacacacacacacacacacacacacacacacacacacacacacacacacacacacacacacacacacacacacacacacacacacatatatatatatatatatatatatatatatatatatatatatatatagtgtgtgtgtgtgtgtgtgtgtgtgtgtgtgtgtgtgcgtgtgtgtgtgtgtgtgtgtgtgtgtgtgtgtgtgtacatgtgtgtacatgtgtgtgtgtgtgtatatatatatatatatatatatatatatatatatatatatatatatgtgtgtgtgtgtgtgtgtgtgtgtgtgtgtgtgtgtgtgagtgtgtgtgtaaaatatatgtacatatatatgtatatgcataaatatatatatatataatttacatatatatatatatatatatatatatatatatatatatatatatatcatatatatattgatatatgtatataagcatatatataaacacacacacacacacacacacacacacacacactcacacacatatacgcacacacacacacacacacacacacacacacataacacacacacacacacacaattatatatatatatatatattaatatttatatatatatatatatttatatatataaaatatatacatacatacatatatatatatatatatatatatatatatatatatatatatatatatatatatatatattgtgtatatatatatatatataatatagatatatatatatatatatatataatatatatatatatatatatatatatgcatgtatgcacgtgtatatgtatatatatcacaaagacACCCGAATAGACATGCAGAGaacgagagatatagatagatagatagatagatagatagataaatagatagatagatagatagatagatagataggtagatagatagatagaaagatagatatatagatagagagcgagagagagagagagagagagagagagaagagagagagaagagagagagagagagagagagagagagagagagagatacaaacagacagacagacagaaagcgcgAGGGACAGAACCCTTCGCCCCTTCGCAATAACAAGGCATTAAGAGGTTTGACGACCCAAATATTCTGCAACTTCGGTCAAGACGAGCCGGTTAGACGAGAAAGTGGGATAAACCTTTCGTTATTATCTAAAAATGTAATTGTCAATCGCGACTTAGTGCATCCTTGGTTTTTAACTTGTTTCTCTATTAAAAgggtatgaaagaaaaatagaaaatgaaacgcGGTAGCaagaaattatttgttttttttgtgtagcgtttgtgacgttgttttttttcctttcccgcggaaaaaaaataatttgcatcaGGTCCAGCtattgcaaagagagagagagaaaaaaaaaatcataaaccatTTTCAACTTGCATATTTAAGGAATGTTGTTTGAGTCAGGATTTATAGTGatgcaatagtaaaaaaaaaaaaaaaagaatctgaaaGCTGCCTTGTTCATCACTGAAAGATTTTATGATAGAACCTCTTTCGTTGAAATTTGGGATTTACAAACAAGAACAGGGCTTCAAGATCACCAACCAAGATTATCATTAAGTCCTATGCAtgtcaatatatactataagatctgctatatatatatatatatatatatatatatatatatatatatatatatatatatatgtgtgtgtgtgtgtgtgtgtgtgtgtgtgtgtgtgtgtgtgtgtgtgtgtgtgtgtgtgtgtgtgtgtgtgtgtgtatatatacacacacacacatatatatatatatatatatatatatatatatatatatatatatatatatatatatatatatatatatatatatatatatatatatatatatatatatatgtgtgtgtgtgtgtgtgtgtgtgtgtgtgtgtgtgtgtgtgtgtgtgcgtgtgtgtgtgtgtgtgtgtgtgtgtgtgtgtgtgtgtgtgtgtgtgtatgtgtgtgtgtttttgtttttgtatgtgtgtgtatgcatgtgtatgttttttttttgtgtttttgtgtgtgtgtatgcatgtgtgtaaatatatatacatatatatgtatatatatatatatatatatatatatatatatatatatatatatatatatatatatatatgtgtgtgtgtgtatatatgtatatatatatatatgtatatgtatatatatatatatatatatatatatatatacatatatatatgtgtgtggtgtgtgtgtctgtgtgtgtgtgtgtgtgtgtgtgtgtgtgtgtgtgtgtgtgtgtgtgtgtgtgtgtgtgtgtgtgtgtgtgtgtgtgtgtgtgtgtgtgtatgtgcgtgtgtgtgtgtgtgtatccgtgtatatgtatacacaaacacacacacacacacacacacacacacacacacacacacacacacacacacacacacacacacaatatctatatatatatatatgtatatatatatatatatatatatatatatatatatatgtatatgtatatatataaatatatatatatacaaacacacacatatacatatttgaatattcatatatatatatatatatatatatatatatatatatatatatatatatatatatatatataaagagagagagagagagagagagagagagagagaaagagagagggatagatagatgaatagatgtagatatagagatgtacacacacacacacacacacacacacacacacacacacacacacacacacacacacacacacacatacacacacacacacacacacacacacacatatatatatatatatatatatatatatatatatatatatatatatatatgtatatatatatttacacaactatacatgtgtttgtgtgtgtgtgtgtgtatgtgtgtgtgtgtgtgtgtgtgtgtgtgtctgtgtgcgtatgtatgtatgtatgtatgtatgtatgtatgtatttatgtatgtatgcatgtatgtatgtatgtatgtatgtatgtatgtatgtatgtatgtatgtatgtatgtatgtatgtatgtatgtatgtatgtatgtatgtatgtatatatatacacatatatacatatatatatatatatacatatatatatatatatatatatatatatatatatatatatatatattatatatgtgtgtgtgtgtgtgtgtgtgtgtgtgtgtgtgtgtgtgtgtgtgtgtgtgtgtataagaaaatatatatatatatataaaaaaataaataaatatatatatatgtatatatatatatatacatatatatatatatatatatatatatatatacatatatgtatgtatatgtatgtacacacacacacacacacacacacacacacatacacacacacatatatatatatatatatatatatatatatatatatatatatatatatatatatatatatatatatatatacgtatgtatacatatacatatatatatatatatatatatatatatatatatatacgtatatatatatagatagatagatagatagatagatagatatagatatagatatagatatagatatagatgtatgtatgtatgtatgcacacacacacacacacacacacacacacacacacacacacacacacacacacacaaacacacacagtatatatacatagtacatttTTAGCATTTACGTATAggatgcacacatgtacatataaactCTACGGATGTTCCCTACCATAAAACACCTCGGAAACACTAACAACACTAGTCCGTTTTCTTTGCCTCATGAATATACAAAGCGTGCATTTGGTATTTCATAATGTAAATTTCTCCCATGGTATTAGAGTTAACGCCATTTTGAAGAGCACTTTGTGAACTTTGaaaattactgctactactactaatattattaatattattgttgttgttttgttgttgtttgtgatcgttgtggttattgttgctgttggtattatcattgctgttattatcattattattatcatcatcattatcattattaatattactgttattattgtcattattgattttattattatttttatttgtattatcattattattattattattattattattattattattattattattattattattattattattattattattattattatcattattattattactattattattatcactattattattactattataattattattattactatcattactgatattattatcgttattcttatcattatcattaatattattatcattatcattgctactgttgtaaatttttgggatatcattgataatatcattatccttattactatcattatgcatataattaccattatcattatcattactaccattattcttattcttaatcttattcttattccaattcttattcttatgatcatgatatcatcatcatcatcaacattactattattattattattattattattattattattattattattattattactatcattattattatcattattattcattgttgttgttgttgttgttgttattgttgttgttgttattatcattattaatattatcattattattactattattatcaatattattattattatcattattataaatattatagttatttatcattactatcactaatatcatcattgttatctttaaagTAATTAtgacgatgctgatgataatgatgaaaaggtacagaggataaccatgataatgatgaaatcagattatcataataaaaacacgTGCGTTAGACCCCAGTTTTCTTCGTTTGGGTTGTGTAATTTAGATATTTagctaaactttttttctttagtctagAAATGTTATATCCATTGTATATTATAACActgaattttattatctttaatgtttTAGTATTACAGGAGGTAAATTATAAGAAACGAGGATTTGTCCTGAAAATATAATACTGTATGTAACCCTGAATTAATGAAGAAGCTTTGCACTTAAACTACTATTTCATTCAAGAAACAAGTCTTTTTTACTGACTTATTAAGAAAGGTAAACTGGCAGAAGAAATCTACAAAAGACCTTTATATATTGAATTCGcttaaataatggtaataccagGAAAGTGTTAATCTATCCAACGTACACATGTGACCGGCAGCCGGTAACCACCCGAAAACTAAcgtaaatagtattatatataatccttttttGCTATAAGTGTGTGTATTGACAGCACTACGATAGGAAAAAATATAGGGATAcaattataaaaaggggaaaagatacacAGTAGAATATGGAAATATTCTTAGTAAAGGTTTTGGACTATCATAATTTTATCTCCATGTCTGGGCAGTTTTCAATTCGGTATTTATGATGATCATAgctgatatcatttttatcataatagcaAATACATCTTGATGGCTGtctatagcaataatgataggcCTAAAGATAAGAATTAATACCTTAAGAGATCATCCTTCCACTTGGCCAGGAAAATCTCAAGTTTTCCGAGGCAATATTTGGAATATGACAAAAGTAATTCTACGCTGGAATATACACAGAAGCAGAAGTTGTATGTTATGAACTGATTCTACTTTTTACATTGTCATTATTTGATTTGATATATTTCAGGATTATCTTCGGTAGCATTCACCATGTTTAGATTCAACTTTAATGTAGAGACGGAAGACCAATCAGGTAAGAATCGCATCATGGCATGTTGATTGTTGAGATAATTATAATTTGTTTACATAATAATGAGAATTCTCACCAAAGTAATCACAAGTAATTACTCTTATTTACATAATCCACCAAAATAATCATAGACATCTATTTCAATCTTATTTGCATAAATCACATGAATACCACAAACACCTAAtagattcctttttaaaaatccccttccCAGAACCCATGGCAGAGGAGCCCATAGATGATCCATCAGCGGAAAAGGCGCACTCGGAAGTCCTCAGAGACTGGTTGCCTGCTCAGTGCCATGAGATCACCCAAGAACATATTAATTTTCTTACAGATGGTTGTGTTGTGGAGGAAGTCACGATAGGAGAAACTGAGGTAAGGTATTTTGGGGTTTATAAGAGATAAGATTCAGCACAGGTagtttttatttctgtgtatattccTGTCCTGCTTTGGTCtaattcctcttcttgttcttcctcatttcttttctccttctcttcttccttttccttctccttctccttctctatctcctgtgTCTTCGTTTTCTACTCTTTTActattttactctctccctctccctctcccactcccactccctctccctcccccctctccctctccctctccctctcctctctcctctccctctcctctctctctctctctctctctctctctctctctctctctctctctctctctctctttcatcatctctcttcgctcgctcgctcgctctcctctaTATTGC is a genomic window containing:
- the LOC119576134 gene encoding chitin deacetylase 1-like translates to MTRQVITSLFALLVAGLAAAQELELLEMTPEEYCLGRSSQEFFRQNLGDVFEDEARQFCGIYYRCIPGGGSKKAISKNNCPASLFFDIEEQICKGRNAVFNCAQFEKSRLPEPRWPVPEGEVSNCPGTDIECGSGECLRKDLFCDGVADCNDGSDENICTPETDPNRAEVCDTRTCRWNQGCFCSVDGTRIPGDLNPVQTPQMITITFTGAVNERNFRIFQDIFKDTTKNKGNDCTAKGTFFVSHAFTNYSAIQELHRRGHEIAVNSITNNPNATYWTNLNSQDYEQEMDGARIIIERFANVTAGEILGMRVPLGRVGGNPQFQMMVEWGFLYDSSIAAPKGRLPLWPYTLMHRMPHKCLGTDQNCPSRNFTVWEMVMNELDRRDDPQFDEELTGCHYVDQCANIISAKQFRAFLDNNLAHHYNTNRAPLGLHFTSAFFETRKDFLKEFANWVDETAKKGDYYFVTMQQAINWMEAPTEIAAINNFQEWKGKCDVKGLPYCSLPNPCPNKVPRYFPNEDQMFLFTCEECPKTYPWLGDPYGTGFDDYF